The genome window aaaaaaatgaaCCTTCTCTGAAACTAAGTTTTCATGCAGAATAATGTGTCGTATTATCATGGATTGCATTGACTATTGACTTAGGTGCATTTTCCTTCTCTACCTGTTCTCAGCAGCAACACAGATGATGTAATTCCTGTAACTGCGACAAGGTACTCGATAGATGCTCTCAAGCTCCCAACGGTCAGTACAAGAACAATCCGCACTAATAAGAAAATTCTGGAGCAGAATAGATTTTCCAGCTTAATTTAATTGCTATTTTCCTGATGTCACAGGCTGGAGGTTGGAACCAAGTATACAAAGGACAAACCCTTGTAACCATAGCAGGCGCAGGACATGAAGTGCCGCTGCACCGGCCTCGACAAGCTTTGATTATGTTCAGACACTTCTTGCAGAATAAACCAATGCCAACAAAAAAAATAGCAAATTGAAGCAGAATTTTAGTGTAAAATACCAGTCATATTTTTTCAAattctttttacttgatttgattGTTATTGTTATGACATATTCTTTCTACATAGAGTATGTCACAGAGAACCACTTTTAGGCATAGATTCTCTTCTCCCAGATATTCACTTCCCATAAAGAATCATGAGTAGCATTTATtctaccaaacaggccctaattgTGTAATCTGGATTCCTACAGTAAAATTCAAATACTTATGATATCACAGTACCAAAAAATGTTTTTTTTCAAGAAAGTAAGAGAGCTAGGAAGCTAAACCATCCACACATGCAAGCGAGACAAGAGTACAAGACTAATCAAAATTTCAATTCTATGACATAATACAAACGCTATAGAACCAATCGGAATACACAAACCTTTAATCATTTTCCCGACACCAACCAAAATTTCAAAAACCATGTTGCTCTATACTTACCAATGTACAGAGGAAACACAGAGGCATTACAAACAGCAAGATGACTGAAAGCAGCATGCAGCTGATCAAACCTCTGAAAAGTCTAGACACGCCAAGAAATATCTTCCCTTGCTCCACTTCGTCCTCCTGCAGTCCATCGCCATCCCAGGTTACAGCAAATTCAAATTCATCCAGGCTGGAAGAAGAACACGGCACACCAACTCGACACCTGCAATGCATCATCGATGCGTGAAGGGAACGACAGCAGAGTCATCCGACGACGGCTGCAGCGCGCTGATCCTGACCACGTAGCTCTTCTGGCTCGACGCGACGCTGCTGCGGCCCGAGCCGGAGCTCGGGCGCGTGTCGTCCGAGGAGCCGTCACCGCCGAAGAGGCTGGAGGAGCTggagtcctcctcctcctccttcccGTAGGCGCTGCCGATGTGCCCCCCGCACTTTCGGCAGAGCAGGCGCGACCGCCTCCTGAAGAGGCCCCAGGAGCGGGCGGAGCGGAAGTAGGGCGTGCAGGTGAGCTCGTGGGCCAGCGTGAACCGGCTCTCGTCGACCGCGACGAAGGCGACGACGCCCTTCCTGATCTGCTTGCGGTACTTGGGCCCGATGCCCTCCGTGTCCCGCGCCGAGGAGCTCAGGTTCAGCGCGTACCCGCAGTACCCGCAGCTGCCAGTGCCAGTGGCAGCAACAGTGGGTGTGAGTGGAGAGTGACAGACATGTCGCCA of Zea mays cultivar B73 chromosome 8, Zm-B73-REFERENCE-NAM-5.0, whole genome shotgun sequence contains these proteins:
- the LOC100278761 gene encoding uncharacterized protein isoform X2, with the translated sequence MERSLDSYSSIKDVTYSCGYCGYALNLSSSARDTEGIGPKYRKQIRKGVVAFVAVDESRFTLAHELTCTPYFRSARSWGLFRRRSRLLCRKCGGHIGSAYGKEEEEDSSSSSLFGGDGSSDDTRPSSGSGRSSVASSQKSYVVSSWCAVFFFQPG
- the LOC100278761 gene encoding uncharacterized protein isoform X1, which gives rise to MERSLDSYSSIKDVTYSCGYCGYALNLSSSARDTEGIGPKYRKQIRKGVVAFVAVDESRFTLAHELTCTPYFRSARSWGLFRRRSRLLCRKCGGHIGSAYGKEEEEDSSSSSLFGGDGSSDDTRPSSGSGRSSVASSQKSYVVRISALQPSSDDSAVVPFTHR